Proteins encoded in a region of the Flammeovirga yaeyamensis genome:
- a CDS encoding DUF1684 domain-containing protein, whose protein sequence is MKTSSVLKVIIGVAILGYIGNILFSSKSEEGQTKYTERILKERTDKDKIFKNKNESPLSEVEMASFEHLNYYPVDYSYRVNAQLEWADKPNKIRINTTQEKAREYYKSCVATFKVNGETVKLTLLKAVLPTPLTKDLLMVIFRDLTADTETYGAGRYIELHGIKKGQMQTYIDFNMAYNPYCAYNDSFDCPLPPFENMINVEIKAGEKRFKEENH, encoded by the coding sequence ATGAAAACAAGTTCCGTTTTAAAAGTTATCATTGGGGTAGCAATATTGGGTTATATTGGAAATATTTTGTTCTCTTCTAAATCAGAGGAAGGCCAAACAAAGTATACTGAACGTATATTAAAAGAAAGAACTGACAAGGATAAAATCTTTAAAAATAAAAATGAAAGTCCTTTAAGTGAGGTAGAAATGGCTTCTTTTGAGCATTTAAATTATTACCCTGTCGATTACTCTTACCGTGTAAATGCACAATTAGAATGGGCAGATAAACCTAATAAAATAAGAATAAATACTACTCAAGAAAAAGCAAGAGAATATTATAAATCTTGTGTTGCAACATTTAAAGTAAATGGAGAAACTGTCAAACTTACTTTACTAAAAGCTGTTCTTCCTACTCCTCTCACAAAAGATTTATTGATGGTAATTTTTAGAGACCTAACGGCTGATACAGAAACTTACGGTGCGGGAAGATATATTGAATTACACGGTATTAAAAAAGGACAAATGCAAACGTATATTGATTTTAATATGGCTTACAATCCTTATTGTGCTTACAATGACAGTTTTGACTGCCCTCTTCCTCCTTTTGAGAATATGATAAATGTAGAGATCAAAGCGGGTGAAAAGAGATTTAAAGAAGAAAATCATTAA
- a CDS encoding HIRAN domain-containing protein, with product MAQPNHINNLVDNVSKELLFEGFLSGFRHYALDDQEWEIMRQNLKLIRHATNPHDENAIAVFANSMMIGYVPKTHSEVIANYIDKGENIIPELIDVNPEATSQEKVYFRIWNYKVKLSS from the coding sequence ATGGCACAACCTAATCACATAAATAATTTAGTAGACAATGTCTCTAAAGAGTTGTTGTTTGAGGGATTTTTGTCTGGATTCAGGCATTACGCACTTGATGATCAAGAGTGGGAAATTATGCGTCAGAATTTGAAGTTAATAAGACATGCAACAAACCCGCATGACGAAAATGCCATTGCTGTTTTTGCCAATTCTATGATGATTGGCTATGTTCCTAAAACTCATTCAGAAGTTATTGCGAATTACATCGATAAAGGAGAAAATATTATACCTGAATTAATTGATGTTAACCCAGAGGCCACTAGCCAAGAAAAAGTATACTTTAGAATCTGGAATTATAAAGTAAAACTTTCATCATAA